The genomic window acaggaagttgggatacccctaagttttgtaacaataaaactacatgaaataaaaggaaactaaggccagagatgatctctctctggtcctgctgtacattaatgtgattatgggaatggagggtctgtcatctgtacataggaaagtcaggccagtgaattaattgggcagcaGGAATTCTACAGTGGATCCAGCTACTGAATGCTAAAGGCAATAGATCAGAACCAGGCCTCACAAGAGACATGCTTCCATGTGGCATTtaatgccacaaagaggaaaatatatgtccaatggtgaatctctttgtgtgaaaggagacaaagtttatatcttcctttccatctccagaatttccctACCAAGGGGAATCAAGGCCAGCCCCATTGcatgaccatagcttatactccaaccaagactagaaatatTCCGTGGTTCCAcagcaccaagggaaagggattgaaggaaagagtattgggcagtcattgaacctgcggtcctagaatttgggagatgaagaaggttgtatatcactaggacagaagagaataatacaatatcaataacaaggatgatgaagaCAACTCACATGCTTTTTATACCTACCATATAAAAAGGACCTTTACTCATAGAATgctattatatacagagaaaatgtaattcatttttccagataaagaaactgaggcctcaaaaggaggagtcatttactacacagagagtagacagaaaagaaaggattctatccaagttttatgattctgagctcagggctctttctaccacaatgcactgtgccatgggaccagggggggtggggagagtgtcacttttgtctatttctgtcatgccagggaaagagagagccccaCACAAAGTTGGGGGCCCAATCCAGATACTCACCATAGATTATAATATTCTTGGTTGCAGTACGCGTCAAACCAGTGAATGAGTTAGATGCAGTACAGGTATAAGTGCCagcatcactcagggatgcaataATAGAAAATGTGGCTGAGTTGCTGACTGGTTGTCCATtgtgtaaccaagtgaattgtgctgctgggttagaatcagcaacacagctcaaggtaatATTTGCCCCAGGAGGGTACTCATCGGCTGAATGTACAATTGTGGcgatatctgggccatctggaagaaagagaaggattccatattgagaTTATGGCAGAAATAAGGGGGCATCTCCTAGTCTGTAACCCATCACCAAGGACCACTGTGTCTCCCTGATcctcctttgagctgggaaattcacaactcatcttctacttttccagtgtggatctgaacttggaagatcttagggctttctccagttcagcaccctggcTGGCCACCCTCAACCAGAACACATGGCAAGGCCAATttgggctccctaaagatgaaggggGTTAGGAACCTCAGAGCCTACCTCTTTAGctctcagagaagggactgaattagcctgggcctctgggaacacaccaGCAGGCTATAAGATggcaccatataggaagaagcaatatactcACAGGTAACATTCAGTGTGAATGGATTACTCCTATTCCGAAACAATGGGTTCTCGATTTCACACACATAGGGCCCTTTGTTTTCCGTTCTTCTGAGACTGCGGATAGTGAGTGTC from Monodelphis domestica isolate mMonDom1 chromosome 4, mMonDom1.pri, whole genome shotgun sequence includes these protein-coding regions:
- the LOC103096583 gene encoding carcinoembryonic antigen-related cell adhesion molecule 1-like, with protein sequence MIYAPLSKPTIITSNNTAVETKDFSMTCNATGQIHAYRWFINGLAPAGSRIQLSPDKRTLTIRSLRRTENKGPYVCEIENPLFRNRSNPFTLNVTCEYIASSYMVPSYSLLVCSQRPRLIQSLL